gtgatttcatattgactgttgtctccaagccatcaataaactattatatttatttactctGTGTTTGTTTACTGTCTTctagcttcttcttctttttttttgatatctCCAAATTGGCTGGGTGTGTGAGATACttaattattggcatctttgaagctctcacccTGTCAAAAGATGGTTAGATCTGCTACAAGGTATGTGAGTCCCGGAGTCTATTTATTTATCTTGTGTTGAtttggctcaggtgtccaggtcttcAATCACCATGTGTGTGGTGTTGGCTCTCACCTACAGGTGGGCAGGGAtacataggggtgattggagcaggcacaggtatctgggtgcagtaTGGGAgaatgtgctgagcaaggcagggagctAGCAGCTTCCCCTGAGTCCCTGGGCACAAGGCatatccctgtttcctagagcatgtaCTGGGTATGTTTTGCAGCAAGACTTTGGGCACACAATGCTGTTGgctctaaggactgggaggcatcacttattattGGACCCCTGTCGTAGGTGACTAGGTGGACTAGGTGGAGCTAtgagtcctcaggcctctgatgtagGTAGCTGAggatcctgcttcattaatgggcagtgtggtgtcaaatgtcacagatCTGTGattcccccttagctgttgcagttgaaaacaggcttcaagtatataccctgttgtactatgctaatagttgaaatgggcccacacaggtcgcAGGGTTAAAAGGCATTCGaaatctgtggaccccttatgcctgtgcctaggaaaAGGGGCAacgcctgccctgagttcctggcttaggggagctggccatttctcttttcttgtctGTTTGTAGATTTGTTCTTTGCCCAAAGCTTGGAGACTGGCTTTGCACAAAAGGTTCCACTTCCAGCCTTGGGGACACAGCATTTACTGAACACTGCTGAACTGGGACCAGATCAGAGAGACGAGGGTAAAGTGAGGAGAAGAGAGGCACCTCCCAGAaggggaagggttattttgatcctgtGCAGAGGTTAGAGGCTTGCACCTAACTTTCACAGGTCCAGGTGCCACTTCAccctggctccagaggcttgtgcagactatCTGCCACTAGGTTTCTCCTGTCATGGAAAACACACCCTGGGTGCTAATGTTTAACCTCAGCCCATGTGTGCCAACTGATCCAGATCTGGCacttcctcactgcttctgaactgtctctccctctccctgctactcagtctgactcctcaactttgtcttcaatgttcaggactcctagattgccatatataatggattcacttgttctttcaggtttttttttttttttttttttggtaagagggATCACAGAAAGCTTCTGAGTATTCCGCCACCTTGGCCCTGCcccacacttgtggtatttctgttatatcagcactagatgactaagacacttgttaTCAGtagaatgcaaattaaagccaaaaTGAGTTaacaatacacacacactataatgggtgaaaataaaaaaaaataccaataccATATAACAGCACCAAGTGTGGGCTAAGGTATACGACAACTAGAACTTTCGCATGCTactgctgggaatgcaaaatggtgcagccactctggaaaaccgcatcagtttcttaaaaaattaaatatacacttaccatatgaccctgaATTTGCATTCCTAGGTGTTTATTCAAAAGAAATGCAAGTGTATGTCCATACAGAAACATGCATGTGAACgctcattgcaacattattcataacaaCAACTGAAAGCAATTCAAATGTCCattcatttgattaaaaaaaattgtatatggaAAACTATTCAaccataagataaaaaaaaaacattaatacaGGCAACAACATTCATGAATTTCAAAAATGctgtgttaagtgaaagaagtaaaacatgaaaaactatgcactagaaaaaaaaaaatttaattccaGTGATTGCTTGGGAGCAGAGATAGGAAGAAGGCATCAAATTCAAACAGGTTTGAGGGGACTTTTTAGTAATTAAATGTTCTGTCTCTTGATGGTGGTGTGGTTACATGATTGCATACAATTACAGAAATTTATCAAAAGGTACGCTTAAAATTGGTGAATTTTGTTATATACAAATATTACCTTAGtggacaaaaaagaagaaaattaaaaaaaatacatcgcTGTAAGGTTGAAGTAAGTAATTTGAAGAGCTTAGAGTGACAATTTGAGATTGCTGATGAGAGAGGTGGGAAAGGGAGATGACCAAAGGCAAGGGTTCTTCTCTCTGTCAAAACCCAACTCAGGCTCCACATCCGTTGCATGACATTTCCCAGCAACTAAGCTAGTGGGGAGGTTCTCCTTACTATTGCTTCCTGGAATACTAAGCATTGAGAGTACTtttataaaatgttgttgttgttgtgaggggccgttgagtcaattttgactcatagcaaccccatgcgatAGGGTAGAAttgtccatagagttttctaggttgtaatctttgcaggagcagattacgaggtctttcttctgtggagatgttgggtgggttccaatcactaagttttgggttaggagccaagcacttaactgttgcaccaccagggctctgtctagTAGAATGTACTACCTTGTATTTGTATGAGgaacttttttcccccaaacagTAACAGATTCCTAAATGGTCCCTGTTTCgtatttcttcacattttgagggGGCATGTTCTTCACACACTGAGGAGGCAGAGGGTAGCACTATGTAAAAGATGTGCCAGTCATTAAGTCATTGTCTCTGAGCACTACAATCActgtagtgagctgaaatgtgaCCCCCAAAAAGATACGTCCAAGCCCTAGGTCCTAGTAGCTGTGAAAGTGACcgtatttggaaacagggtctttgcaaatgttattaaggtaaggatcttgagatgagaccATCCTGGATTATTTGTGTGGGCCCTACATGCAATGAAAGTGTTCTTATAAGAGACACAAAAggagaagacagagagaagaagagaagatgatagagagagaaaggcagaggTTGAAGTGATGCAGCtagaagccaaggaatgccaagggttgcctggagctactagaagctgggagagagacaTGGAATAAATATTCCCTCAGAGCCCAGTAGGGACCAGCTCTGCTGACAACTTGTTTTTGGATTTtaagcctccaggactgtgagagaataaatttctgttgttttaggctACCTCACTTGTGGCAATTTGATGTggtagccacaggaaactaaccCTCTTTCCACCTCTGCTCTGATTGGTTGTGTAGGCTGGGGATTTACCAACAACACATCTGCTTCTTCAGCCACTCTAATTTGGCAATGGGGCAAAAGAAGGAGCATGCAGGCCAGAGAACAAAGTCTCAGTcccttccctgtcagggccaCCCTGCTCTCAAAGCAATTGATTCCATTTTGCTGTTCTCACAACACCTGCAGAAGCAGCCACTGGGAGTCCGTCAGAGCCACTAGCACATGCCCGCTGAGCAACTCCCCatctcagctctctggctcctcCTATGGGCTTCTAAGTTTTACGAGTTTCaacctttccttttttattcccTAGACATAGGGTTAGAGACTGCTTCTGGtagtcaccaccatcaccatacCTTAGTGTTCTCTTTTTGCCTTTTGAGTCCTTCAATACCTTGTTAAcaattatttctagttttttctttctgtcaaaATACTGGTGTTTTCTGTCCCAATTGGACCCCAACTGACCCAAAGGCAATCTTATGAGTCCTAGGCTCCTTGGCTTGATGTTAAAAAGGCCTGGAACCAGCCTGTCCTAGTgagggtggaagagaggaagcCAAGATAAGTCAGATAAGGTGGTCGTGGGGAGAAAGGCTAGCATGTATTGAGCTCCTACTGCATGCCTGACGCTGCACTGAATACTTTACCTGTGTTCTCAAGTTCATGTTACACAATTACCCAGTGGTGTGCTTACTTCTGtcatcattttacagaggagaaaaatgaagataagaCAGCGTTGTTAGCTTGCCCAAAGTCAAACTAATATGTCATCCAGTTGGGATTTAAGAGAGGGGTGTTTCTTCCAGAGAACTGGGCTGGATTGGGGTGAGAACATGGGCCTCTTTAGAGGAGGCTCCCTGTCCTTTGAGAATGATGCTGCTCTCTCAATAACAGGAGTCACAGAGGCCTTCTGGTGGAGTTCAGAGACCTGCAGAGGGCCAGAAACCTCCCCTGTCTCTCTGGACCCTGAGCAGATGGTCAGGGGGCTACGGTCATGTAGCCACAGGCAAAAGAAAGGCCTCAGGGGGCCCGAGAAAGAGACTCCAGAGAACGTGTAGACATGGGATCCATCAGCCCCATTATAGAAGGAGATATTTCCGGCTTCATAGTCCAGGAAAATGCCCACCCGTTGCAGAGGCTGTGAAGGATGGAGGTGTATCCTTGGGATGGCGAGAGCCCGTAGTTCTTCTCTGCAAAACTCCATGGCCCACAGGCCATGCCTTGGTGACATGGCAATACTTCCCTTCCGATCTAAACTCTCAAGGCAAACACCTAGGGTCCAGGCTTTCCTGTTTCCCACCTTGACTTCCCAGTAGTGCTTCCCCCTGGTGAATCGCTCCTGGCCCAGAACGCAAGGGTCCTCGTTGAATCTCTCGGGGTTGTCAGGGAGGTCCTGAGTGTAGAGCAGCCGGCTCACACTTTTCAGATCCTTAGACAGTTCAAGTTTGGGATTTGCAGTGTCTGGATCGAGAGATATGCTCCCTGTAGAGACAAAAGGGTCAGGCTTTTGGATTTAGGGCCCTCAAAGTTCCTGCAAGTTTTGGGAACCTGGGGTTTGTTTTCAGATCTCCCTGCCCCTTCGTTCCTGTTGGATGTGGAGGCACAGATGTCTCTGGGAACCCCTTAATTGTCCTAATTTTCTGTGCCAGGAGCCAATACAAACAGCCCATCCCAAAGCAGGGCCAAGATAACACAAAGCTGGGAATCAGGGGTATTTTAATAGGATACTCAACAGATGACCAagtgcattttgtgatctggttcATCTCACAATATTTATTTCATAGGCTTGTCCTagtgttatgtgtgtgtgtgtgtgcaagtgagAGTGACAGAGAGAGTAACGGAGACAGACATAGGGTgatacagaggcagagacagacagagaaacataaacagagaagagtcagagagacagacacagagatagaaacagagaggagaaagagaaaaagaaacaggcagccacagagagagacagggaaacacagaaacagagatacacagagagagaggaaatggAGAGCAAGCATGCTATTTCACGGCTGTGGGAAAAGCTTCATCTGAGAAGGTTCATCACAGCAGCAGATGCTGAAACGAACACGCTCCAAAACAGACAACATTTAAAAGAAATACTTTTACCCTTCCCAATCCCTCCCTGTTGCCCTGCCTCCTCACAGGCCTGTCGTGCCATAACGATGGAGTTCTCTGATCTGTGGCCCATGCAGGTCCATGCCCTCTTGCCTGCTCTCCCCCACACCTCTCCTCAGAGCCTTATACCCCCACATGAAACCGACAGTGGCTTTGGAGATAAAAGTCTCTCTACACTTGGGATCCTTAAATGAGATCAGGATGGTGTTTGGCCTGAGAGCCCAGCTGCTGTGGAAGCCACCTGTTGAACAACTGAAATTTTTAGAGCAACAGTAGAAGAACCAATTGATTACACACAGGAGATATTCTCAGTTCTGAAGTCCTACATACCTCATATTGCTGTTTGCCTTAGTTGCCAATGAGATGTCCCCATTATTTCACTGTTTCCGAACTCTCATCTCCAATGGCTTGATATTATCAACCCTTAGCCCTCGACTGCTATCGAACCCCAGTTTTCTCTCAAAATATCTCTTTATCGCCTTTCTGAGGTGAAATCCTGCCCTCCTTTGCTTTCCAGCAAGAGCTCTTTGTTTGTTTCTCCCTCAAGCCTCCACTCCTCCTGCTACTTCTGGAACATTTCTTCACGTTTTCCTTACCCCAACCCCTTGTGCACTGAGTCTCTGTGCTTGTGGATCCGGCTCACTCACTTTCCACCTTCATTATGATCATAAACTCACTTTCTGGTACCTTCCTTCCCTCACTGAAGAATTAGCCCATCTCCTAgtctttctactctgacacctcgCAGTATTTTTGACAACCTCATTATCCAGGTGGATGAACCGTTCAATGCCCTTGTCTCTCAGCTTCCTGATTTCCTCATTACCTGTTATCACGTCCTATGTCCATTGATCCTGCTGCCTCATCTCCCTGCTGTTGcaatttcccttctcttcttcACAGATTCTTTGGTTATGAAGCATCATAGTCTGTCTCTAGCAACCATCCCCAGCAGTGTCTATTACAAAGCCCTAAAGCTGGATGAGCCTCAGCTGATCTAACAAAAGAGCTTGGGCAATCCTTCTATATCACAAAGTAATCTCACCTTCCCTGCTGTTAGACTGCTATTCCATACTCTCTCCACACAGCTCAAACCTCCTGCCCCACCTCACCCCCAATTTTTCCTTCTGCAGTACAGCAGGCCCTCCGCATATGCACCCCCTTTGCAAAATTGTTctccttttctcattttctttatccTTACACCCTTAATCGCTGTTCATACTGGATCATCTCTTCAGGCAACACACATATTctattatacaaaaaaaatatCTTACCTTAAATTACAAAtaagaacacattaaaaaaaagaaactttcccTGATTCCCACTTACCAATTTTCAGCTCTGCATAACAAGCAACAATTCTGGACCTCTATTGTGGACCTCCTGTCTCCTTCCCCTACTTACCAACACCTTTTTGCTGATTTCAAGAGTCATTTTTCTGCCCTCATGTAACTCCATTTCTCAGCTGCTTCCAACACAATTGACCACTCCCTCAACACATTTTAATTCCTGATTTCACTGGTAAAGAATTTCATGTTCCTCCTACTTCTCTGTCCATTTTTTCTGTCTCCTTCACCTGCTCCTCCGGTAGTGCCTAACATTTAAGTATTGGAGTTCTTCAGGACTAGGTGttgatctttcttccttgtcctgtaccttttcctcttttcttctggaAATCTTATTCATTGTCAGAACTTTAAATaccatatatatttaattaaCCCCAAATTTATAACTCCTATCCAAACTCCTACTGCGAGTGCTAGCGTTGTCTACTCAATGATTTATTTGACGTCTCCACTTGGATGTCTCAAAACATCTTAATCTTACCATTTGTtttcgagttgactccaactcatggaaaccctatgtgtgtgagagtagaactgtgccccatagggctttccatggctgatttctcaaaagtagatccccaggccttccttctgggtgggtttgaaactccaatcttttggttagcacttgagtgtgttaaccattggcaccacccagagattcccgTTATAATTTTAAGGGGTCAtacaaaacagaacaacaaaattACCAACTATCAGTTCTCTTGCCTAAACCTTTCTCACATCATCCCACATCTTTCCCTTTTCAGTAAATCTAACTATCATTATGTACTTACTCGTTCACCTGAGTACCATCTTtgattctcctttcttccttgctctttctcTGCTTTCCTACATTTGGTTCCAAGACACATCTCATATCTGCTCACCTCTCCTCGTCCGGTAATATCTCTCCTCTACTTAAGACCTCTCAATAGTTTTCCACTGCtctttaaataaaattcaaattccttacCATGGCCTTTGAGGCTGTGCATGATCTGGCACCTACTAGCCTTCCCAGTGTCATTTGGTTCTTCTCTTCCTCTTGCCCATCTTCTTCAGCCGGTTGTCTTCCTTCCTGCTTCCCCAGCACTCCCAGCTCTTCCTCACCACAGTCCTCTTCTCCTGCTCTTCCTGTCACTGTGGAGGGTTCCACTGCCTACTGCATCCTTCACCTCTCAGCATTAATGCTGCAACCTTACAGCAGTGCTTACTTTGATGACCCTAGGTAAGTGCTTTCCTGTTAAACTTCATTATCATACCCATTTCATTCCTATACTCTTATCCCAATTTATCCCAGTTTTAATTAAACATTATCACTGGTTGATTGTTTGCATCCTAAATAGATTATATGCTCCATGAGGACAAGGCaaatccattttatttattaatatatacCCAGTTGCTGGAATACGAAGCACTCAATAACtcctttaaataaatgaatgaatgaatgtactcTCCTTCTCAGCTCTTCAATAAGTGATTGTGTCCAAATGAAGTCTTCCCGGCTCTTCCTTACTCCTCTCACTTGCCCCATCCTCATCCTCTACCAGTTAGGCTTTTCCTAATCATTGGCTCGCCCTTTCCACAGACAGACTCTTCTACTTACACTGCATGCGTCCCACCCAAAGAGATCATGTCTAGAGGCTAAGAGTCACTGATTTCTCTGTTCTCCATGGTAACAGCCTTCCCTGAGCCCTCTGACTTAGAAGAGCTGGCTCTTTCAGCGTCTCCCACACTCAGGACCATCGCTGCTATGGGCTCTCCATGCCCCTTCCTTCTAGGGtctcagaaaataaaaaagaaggagcTAAGTTCTCTTAGGGCAGCTAAACCTTGATTTTCACAAGGATGTGGCTGTGACTTACTGGCATATAACAGAGCATTTCTGCACTCTGGAATGCAAGAGAATACAgaaacacacaaacatgtatgcacgcatgcacacatgcacacacacacccacatgtgcatgcacacacatgcgtaCACAGGACGTATGTCCCATTTCCCCTGCCCACCGTTGTCACTGCTAGCTTGCTGCGGGTGCTCCTTTTCTTCGTGATGTCTCACGTCATCCCTTAGCTTTTTCCAGAGTACGCAGATGGCTCCAGCTACTACAATTCCCAGTGCCATGAGGATTAGGGACAGGCATATTCTCCACACTGCCGACCAGAACCTTCTGGAGAAGGAAGCTAAAGGGGATTCCAGGGAGTCATATGAGCATAGAATATTGGAGCAAGACTAAAAGATTAATGTGTAACAGGACATGATATTGACAAACTACTTtgaaatggttcagaaaaaaatatgtgaGCATTTGTATAAACAGGTATTGATAGatacctgttattgttgttagttgcctgccAGTTGATTTTGACCCTGTCTGAACCCATGTGCTCAGAgtagactgctccataggttttcaaggctgtgaccttttggaaacagatggccagggctgtcttctgatactcctctgggtgagtttgaacccccaaccttttggatagtaggtGAATGCTTAACAGTTTTCATCACTGAGGGACTGATAGATATATCGGAGATAgatagtagattaaaaaaaaaaaaaaaaaaacaccatcagtgacttgattccaactcatagcaaccctatcagacatagcagaactgcctccatgcagttcccaaggctgtaaatatttacggaagcaggctgtcacatctttttcccatggagtgcctagtgggtttgaatcactgagcttctggttagcagtcaagagctttaACCATTATGCGACCAGGCCTCCTTAGATAGGAGATagaaatgattaaaaacaaatgtggcaaaatgttaaaaattggaGAATATGGGTAAGGGTGGCACAACGTTTTGCAAAATTTCTGTAAGatggaaattatttaaaaataaaagtttttaaaaagttaatattgGGGTGAATATTTTGTGTTCCCTGAGAAGGCACAGCTCTCCTGGAGATTCTTCTGGCACCCCCATCCACCTCAGTCATAAGCACCTTAACTCTGTGTCTCACCAGGACCCCCCAAGTCAGGCCTCTGTGGGAAAGGTCATGAACAAAGACCTGCACCTCCactctctcctgctccctggcCTTGCAGCTCTCTCAGAGGATCCTTATGTCCGGGGCCACGATTGCCCTCACTCAGGcttttgaaaatgaaggaaagaactgaataaaatacTAACCTGGTAGGCGAATCACAGCCACTTTCTTCTCAGGGAGAAGGGGGTTCACAATGAAGCAAAAGAGGCCTTCCGTAACCCTGTCCGTGATCTTCACGTTGGATATGACAGCAAAGAGCCCACTTGTAGCCGACACAGACAGATTTGTCACAGAAGGTAGTACCTTTCCCCTGAAATCTCTCCACTTCACCCGGGGCCGAGGGTACCAGCCAGCTGAGGTACACTCTGCCTGGGCTCCTTTGTCCTTGTCATCTCTCAATCTGATTCTGGGCTGTGAGCCCAGTCCTAAAGAGAAAGATACTGGCTTGAATCTTTCCAGCTATTGCTGCTTccattacaaggaaaaaaaaaaaatcgagaaTTTCCAATAGGTGCTAGGAACCTTTTACATACTACTCTGTTTAATATTTACATGCGgaatattcccatttcacagataaaacaacaaaaaaaaaaaggtttaggaAATGGTTTAGATTAAATAAATTTCCTATTTCACTAAATTAGTAATTGTGAGAAGTAAGATTGGAATGAAGGTTTGCCTGATTTCAAAGCACAAAGCACAAAGGAAAACTTCTCCCCATATCCCATAAacactctcctctctctctctctctcattgtctcattctcctgcctctctccctcaCCTCCCTCTTACTGGTAAAATGAagggaagaaaaagtagaaaacacAACCATGCATTGAGAACTGTATTTCCCAAGAAATACTTCACTTGAAAAAACCAGGATTTGCTTGGAAGCATATGTTGTGAAAAGTTCTAAAGCGTTAAAAGAAATTTCAGCCATAAACCTGACTATCTGCAGCTGGGCCTGACATGTTGGTAGAGAAACTTACACTTTGGCTCCCATGGAAACAAGATGACCAAGCAAGTAAGCACCTTACCTGCCACCTTCAGCCACAGTGTGGCTTCCTTATGATACGTGCCTTCTTGGAAATAGCAATGGTATGTCCCATTATCAAACACTGTGACATCGTGTATCCTCACTGCCGCTGTGCCATTGGCGATGTGGTCTATCAAAAACGTTGTTCTTCCTCGGTACTCTTCCATCTGCTCTCCGGACGCATTTTTCCCTCTCTCATACACATACACGGCTGGGGAAAATTTGTCCCTGTACCATCTCAACTCCATGTCCTTGGCACTGATGTTGGGGGACAGGTGGCATGGTAAATCTGCGCCTTTCCCCACTATGGCCAGAATAGGTTCATTAGGGCCAATGACATCAAAAGTGACATTTCCTGAAAGAGGCAGATGTGACAAGACTGGTTTAGGCCACCTCTGAGAAGATGGAACTCTCCCGCCTATGCCCACATTCATCTTTGAGGATTTAAGTATTCCTTGAATCCTGCACTTTTCTTTTGGCATGTCTCTTCTTACACTGGGACATCCCCCTAGCATTGGGAAGGGAATGTTCTCCTACCATTTCCGTGTACAACAGTGGGCAGCAGCTGCAGGAAGATGAGGATGATGAAGCAGCTGGGCAGAAAAGCATCTTGAAAACATGTCTTTGTCATCACTGCTGGGGACAGAGAGGCACACAGGCCAGCACATCCACACTGATGAGAGAGAAAGCCAACAGCAGAAGCTTAACGGGAGCAAAGGAAAAATTGCCTTGAAAGAGAAAGGCTGTTTTTaaccatgcctttttttttcactcacaGCCTCTAACAAGTTGTTTATCCTAGAAACAGAGAGACAATGACCCTTTCTACCCTTCTGTTACACATATAACGTTTCTTTTACAAGTCCCAGGAACTCATCCATAAAGTGACAGGAAGACATCATTGGGTGTGAAAGGGCTTCATTTTCTTACTACTCATATAAGGGTAATTATCTCGTCTCCAGCCTTTTACTGTAGTGAAATGTGAAAATGCTGGTGGAGAAAACTCAAACCATGATTAAGGAACTTCAGGAACCAGAAATACATTCACTaatccctttaaaatcttctatttcttgttGTCTCCAACAGGACCTGTATGGTTGGGAGGACAGAAGCCTATTGACCTCCCCAGAGTTCCTTGTGCAGATGGTCATTCCAAGACACTGTGAGTTATATTACTAATTGTAAACTCAGTTTAGAGGGCAAGTGCTCTGAATTATTTTTGCTGGCCTaaggtatgagtcggaatccacccaATGGCAATAGGTAGAAAGGTGATTCTATCCAGCACAACCTCACAAAgtggcatttatgttaatgaaaaaTTATGCTATTCATAAATATATCTGTTCCTTTCTGACAAGGCTATTCTGTTCTTGACTTTTAGGAAAGCGCCCAGGGTCGCCCGGGCACTTGAGGCTGGGTTGAGTGTAGAGAAGCAGAGACACAGATAAGTGCCCCTTAAAACAGAGAATACTCACCCAGCCTGGATCCAGATGCACACTTTCCAGGGAAATCTTGATAACTTTGAGGGAATCAATTTAGTTCTCATGcacactctaaaaaaaaaaaaaaagaggggacataattcaagagAACCACACTGCCTGCAATGGAGCTTAGAAAACTGACATGAGCAGCCAAGTCCCCCAGTTTCTATAGAATCTGCCTTTGCGAAAGTAACCAACTGTGTATTGGCAGTTGCAAAGGTTTTTAAGGGGTGTGAACAGTTTTGAACACTCTGAGGATTGAGATGAAAGACTGGCAGCAGGAGATAAGCAAATAGATGGAAACCAAATGGTGTACCACATGGAAGGATGGCTATCAGGCAGCATGAGGCACCACCAGGAGCCCCATGGAGGAGACAT
The window above is part of the Elephas maximus indicus isolate mEleMax1 chromosome 2, mEleMax1 primary haplotype, whole genome shotgun sequence genome. Proteins encoded here:
- the LOC126068490 gene encoding putative butyrophilin subfamily 2 member A3, whose protein sequence is MTKTCFQDAFLPSCFIILIFLQLLPTVVHGNGNVTFDVIGPNEPILAIVGKGADLPCHLSPNISAKDMELRWYRDKFSPAVYVYERGKNASGEQMEEYRGRTTFLIDHIANGTAAVRIHDVTVFDNGTYHCYFQEGTYHKEATLWLKVAGLGSQPRIRLRDDKDKGAQAECTSAGWYPRPRVKWRDFRGKVLPSVTNLSVSATSGLFAVISNVKITDRVTEGLFCFIVNPLLPEKKVAVIRLPGSISLDPDTANPKLELSKDLKSVSRLLYTQDLPDNPERFNEDPCVLGQERFTRGKHYWEVKVGNRKAWTLGVCLESLDRKGSIAMSPRHGLWAMEFCREELRALAIPRIHLHPSQPLQRVGIFLDYEAGNISFYNGADGSHVYTFSGVSFSGPLRPFFCLWLHDRSPLTICSGSRETGEVSGPLQVSELHQKASVTPVIERAASFSKDREPPLKRPMFSPQSSPVLWKKHPSLKSQLDDILV